One Arachis hypogaea cultivar Tifrunner chromosome 18, arahy.Tifrunner.gnm2.J5K5, whole genome shotgun sequence genomic window, ATAATTGTTAATAAAAGTCTTATGAGGGTCCAATAAAAATTGCTGTAAGACCAAACTTTTCTCAAGCAATCTACGAACCCCTTCAAAAGTCAAAGAACTGCATGCAAAAGAAAAACATATGTAGTGAGTAGTGAGTAGTGAGAGTAATGCAGAGAGCAGAGAGAGTGATTCAGTGTACTGACTCAGAATGTTGCTTGAAATGAGAAAGGCGAGAGCGGATAGCATTCTGAATCTCGGAATTTTTTCTCCCATGAATCCCTCTTCTGAAGACAAAACAGTGACGTTTCAAGGCTAGGAGAGCCTTCTactgaaacggcgtcgtttttgtTCTCTGCCACCTTGGCAGTTAACAGCCCAGCCACATCAGTGGACGTTTGCCAACTCAGCTACAGAGATGACGGAAGGACGAACGTGATCAGTTATGATATCTTTGGAGgacgattttgattaattttatcttttgggGACAAAAATAGAGATCGAAATATATTTCAAGGACGAAATTGACTATTAACTCATTCTTGTAATAATTGGCACTACAACCACCACGACGTTGTTAGAAAAAGAAAATCCATATCCTTTGATattaatatatgttttaaaatattatatataatatgtaaaaatgttgatttttattatttttcacattttgaaacaaacattttttttatttatattcttaaaaaataaaataaaaaataaacaacattgtttttttaaatataagtaaAACTCTATTTTTAAAGATTACATATATAATGCACTTATCGTTAGGAActtttatacatacatatatatatatatatatatatatatatatatatatatatatatatatatatatatatatatatactaatttatGATTTTCATAGGTTCATGtataataattttatgtatttgttAAATTTCAAATGAGtaacaataaataatatttataacaaataaaaaaaaataagtgaacacgttttaattatataaaaatgttaattataattatataattttcatgTCATTTTATAGATTTTGTTTGTTGTGtagaaataaatttttatctttatttaaaaaattaaaaatgtatttatttctatttctattttttaagagtgtaaataaagaaattcaaaaatgttTGCTTAAAagtgtgaaaaaataaaaaaaataatattttcatatattatatataatattttaaataaaatacatgtttacaaatatttagataaaaaattgtATTATACAATAACatgtttttaacaaaattaactattaaaatattttttaatttttttatgaataaactaattattttttagtaatataaaataaattattttatattatataattaaaaatagtactgtataataattaatcttaataaattaaaaatatttttgtatgtatttatatattttagatttatttatttcaaaataaaaaattgtacttgttatttttaaaatattctgtattaaaatgtatttatgtatgtatatattaatatattctatatttataaagTTTATCAATACTCCTCTTTCATAATATCCTTTgattttcaattaataaaatctaatggttCATAAAAGGTGACGCATCTAATACACACAAAATAGTTAGGCTCATTTTAGACATACCCGTCATTGCCTGCCACGACGAAATTACTTTGGCAACCACTTTTGTATATTTTGCTTTAATTATGTTGCACTTAAACATTTTATACAATCGGGTAATCACATTTGTCTTTTGagataatcatatatataatcaataaaaatagtaattattttatgatataatgttatataatttaatacacgtataaaattaatttatattaataatgcatcaaaattaaattcaatttgtATTTACAACCATACGTTTTTTAGATTAGGATAttcattataatataatttttgtaaCACCCTATTACCCCTAAACTTTACCTCATGCCGTAAAACAAAAGATAACAAAGtgtcacgacagttctaaagctcgtacaataatatatagaagaaaataataatactaGAAGTCCGATGAAGAATTAAAACTCAAAACAAAAATACAAGAGCGCGAAGCATTCACACGAACTAACTAAAAGCGCGCGTAATGGCACAAGATACAACAGGATAAAGATATAAGATCAcaaggtgtgtgtgtgtgtgtgtgtgtgttgtgtgTGTAATAGCCAAAAGAATACTAGCCGCAGCCTGTGGAGTTTAGGCCGATTAGTTAATACAGACATAGAAGAGTTTTTCAAATAAAATGGCAGCATCCtaactctcaaagtaagcctctaaggcaacaaagtACAATAACAAAAGTGAGAGTATCTACATCAAAATAATCCAAAATACAAAATAAGATAACAAGAGATCCTCCACTCTTTCAATATCGATGATGTAATGGTAAAATCGATTTCTGTGGGTCAGTACATAGACCATTTAAGAAAGGCATTCCTTACTATGAGGAAGAAAGGATTAAAAATGAATCCTTTGAAATGTACTTTCGGGGTATCAACTGGAAACTTTTTAGGCTTTGTTGTTCATAAAAAGGGGATAGCTATTGATAAAAATAAAGCAGATGTGATATTAGCATTATCTGCACCCAAATCGAAGAAGGAAGTACAATCGTTTTTGGAAAAAGTAAATTATGTTAGGAGATTCATCTCGAATCTTTCGGATCGAACTAGGGTATTCGCGCCTTtggtgaaattaaagaatggTTCGAAATTCAAATGGACCACAGAACATCAATCGACGTTTGATTCGATTAAGTCATATTTATCAAAAGCTCCAATTATGGCGAATGTGCGTCTATCTGAACCTTTTATATATTGCAGCATCTGAAAACACTATAGGGTGTAAGTTAGCCCAGGATGATGAAAATGGGCATGAACGAGCGgtttattaccttagtcgagtTCTAACTGATATCGAGACAAGGTATTCTCCGATTGAAAAATTATGCTTGTCGCTATATCATGCTTGTATGAAGTTAAAATGTTATATGGTGGCTAAATCGGTGAAAGTAATAGCACAAACCAATCTTATTAAATATATGCTAAGTTTTCCTATGTTAAGAGGACGTTTGGAAAAATGGATACTGGCATTAACAGAATTTGATTTACAATATGTCCCGGCTAAGACTGTGAAAGGATaggtcattgcagattttctTGTAGACAATTCGAAAGATCTGAATGACCAGGGGACAAATATATTCGATGTAGAAGTTAATTATTGGAAATTGTATTTCAATGGATCCAAACATAAAGATGGCGCCGGGGTTAGAATCCTTATTATCTCACCAGAGGGTATTCCATCAGAATTCTTGTTCGAATTAAAGTATCCTTGTTCCAATAATGTAGCCGAATATGAGGATTTGATTCTGGGTCTAGAAATTTTAATCGACAAAGGAGCTTTAGAAGTTCAAATTCTGGGGGATTCACAGTTAGTTTTAAAGCAGTTGTCGAAGGAGTTTAAGTGTAATAATGAGacgttacaaaaatatttagtaactgCTTGGGAGTTATTGACGTCTTTTCGAAAAGTTTCTTTGGTGTATATCCCTCGAATTCATAATGAGATTTCTAATGAGTTAGCCCAAATTGCTTCGAAGTATTGGATTGGTCCGGAAACTATTAAGAAATTATCTACTATCCATCAAATTTTGGTACCAGCAAATGAGAGAGAGGTGCTATGCATGAGCGAATGGGATGATTCCAATTGGAGAAAACCTATTGCTCGATATTTGAAAGATTCCAATATTACAATTGATAGAAAACTAAAGTTAAAAGCAATGAACTTCGTTTTATTGGCCGGTGAGTTATACAAAAAAGGGATCGATGGAAGTTTGTTGAGATGCTTGAGTCGAGAATATCAAAATATTGCTTTGGGGGAAGTTTATAATGGAATATGTGGTGCTCATCAGGCAGGAAAGAAAATGAGATGGGTGTTATATCGTAATCATGTATTTTGGCCATCTATGATAAAAACATTGTATTGATTATGCAAAGGCATATCAAGAATGTCAAAAATATGGTTCGATACAACAGATTCCAGCGGCTAAATTACATTCGATAATAAAGCCATGGCTATTTAGAGGTTGGACTTTAGATTTAGTTGGATTAATTCACCCCCTTCATCGAAGCAGCATAAATTTATTTTAGTGGTCATTGATTATTTCACGAAATgggttgaagcagttcctttgATAGAAGTTGGTCAAACAGAGATAATTAATTTGTCGAGGAAAATATTATTCATCGATTTGAAATTCCTCAGACGCTAAGTACTGACCAAGGAACTATGTTTACTGGCCagcgaattaaaaattttgcggcTTCAAGAAACATTAGTATGGTTACTTCAACTCCTTATTATGCACAGGAAAATGGGCAAGTGAAGGCAGCAAATAAGATATTGATTGGCTTGATTAAAAAGCATATCAGGAATAGGCCTCGAACATGGCATGAGACTTTAAGTCAAGTGTTATGGGCTTATCGGAATTCACCAAGAGGTTCGATAGGAACTTCACCTTATAAGTTGGTGTATGGTCATGCTGCAGTACTACCAttggaaattaatttgaataccCTAAGAGTATCAAAACAGAGTGAGTTGCCAGTCGATGACTATTGGAATGCCATGTTTGATGAATTATATGAGTTAGATTCAGAGCGAATTCTAGCACTTGATAATGTAATTCGACAAAAAGAAAGTATTGCTCGAAGTTATAATCGTCGAATTAAGGAGAAATCTTTCAAGATAGGTGAGTTAGTTTTGAAAGTTATTTtaccaatggaaaagaaatcaaaatttcTTGGTAAATGGTCTCATAACTGGGAAGGTCCCTTTCAACTGATAGGGGTATTTTCTGGAAATGCCTATCAGATTAAAGACATTGAGTCAGGAAAAGTGGTTAATTCGATTAATGGGAAATATCTGAAATATTTCTATTGCTGGGAAATATAGAAATTCAACAGGAATAAGTTCAGAAAAGGAAATAGTCattacaaaagtaaaaaaaaaaaaaaagagttcaagATGCCAATAGCTTCGCCAAATCAGAGCGCAACTTTGTCCTTTTATTTTCCAGAATCATAAGCATTTCAATTTGCTTGAACTTATCAGTTTGAATCTTCTCAAGTTGTTTTTCATACTCTCCCCGCTCGGTGTCGATTGAGACAAGTTTCTGGATAAGGAGATGTTGCTCTTGTTGGACTGCAGCCAGAGGTTTAGCTAGGGTGGCTCTATCTTGGCGTATAGTGGCAAGTTATTTTTGAAGTTGAGCCAATTCTGCTTCGAGTCTTGCTTCTTCTTGATCATGAAACGCCTGAACGGAAATAGCATGAGAGATTCTCACATCAAATTTCTCACGAGAGGATTGGATTGGTTGAGCAGTTGCAAGACAGTTTTCTATTTTAGATTTGGCTGTAGCTTCTTCATTTTCAGTTTTTTGAAGTTGAAACTGAGATGCAACGCTATCATTAAGAAGTTGTTTGAATTCTTGGATTGAAGCAGAATATGGTGTGTTGTTTGGGAATTCAAAAGAAGAATTCAAGCAGTCCTCCAGGAGTTTGTTGAGGATTAGATCATTAACCCATGAAGTAGGTGGATGATCCAAAAGTTTGATGAGTAATCGAAGTTGTTCCCGAGTGTCAGGCTTTAATTCGATTGGAGGTCTTGGTGTGGCAGACCTTGAGATTTTTGGAACAGGGACTGGTACTttcttttctttgaaaattttattcaaaacagAAATCAGGTCATCCAAGGTAGCACTACTTGGAGTGGTAGGAATATTCGATGTCCCTGGTCTTGGTCCTAGAGGGGTTTGGAGTGAAGGATCAGGTTGTAACTCTGGAGGGGTCTCAGAAATCTTGGATCGAAAGGAATCTGAATTAGTGGTGTCAGCGGCTTTAGAAGCAGAATTGGAGTCTGGAACCGTTTGGTTCTCTTCAATTAGTGCAGCTTAATTGTTGAGTGAGGTTGATTCAAGTTGATGGGTTCCTTCTGGAGATTGCTGCAGAGGATTTTCTGTCAGATTGATCACTTGTGTTGTGTGAAGAAGAGGTGGACGAGCAGCAGAAATTGATTATAGAGATCctgtgaattgaattgaatcatgcGATGTAGAGTGCTCTGGGTCATTTTGTTGCTGAGGGATTAGTTGATCGAGAGCTCCAGTGAAAAAAGTAGCCTGGGCAACATTAATGGGCTAATATAAAAGGTACACAATTATGAGTTTAGGATTTATTTTAAACTAAGTAAGAAGTGTATAGTGATGGGTGTGTTAGCTGAGGAATTCTGGATCTTAGTATTAGCTGAGTGCTAGGATCAGAATCGGCTGCATCTTCTGATTGAGAGAAAGCAGCAAGAGAATCTTTGTTGGTTGGTTCACTCTCATCCTCACTTTCGCTTGATGATTGCAAAATTAGCTGTTAAAAGTCCAAGATCAATTATGTTTTGAAAAAATACATAAGAGTAGTATTCGAaggatattttgaatttgaaagtagaGTTATGAATAGAAGAATTACTCTACGAGAAGTTCTGGTAGGAGTCCTTCTGATCTTATGTGGTGGTGGTCGAGCAGCCTCAGCTCTCCTTTTGTGTGTTCTTTTTGGAGAGTTTTCAGTAACAGTTGTTCGAATAGCAGTTTGCTAGATGTCTTCAAAGGTACGGGTGTACCTCGAGTAATAAGCAGTCCACCATTCAAGACAGGATTTGGTGATAAATGAACTATGTTCATAAATCAAGAAGTTGAAGCGGTCTCttcgtttttgattttttaagagACAAGTGTTGAAATCCTCTTGAGAGGTCAGAGTAATTTGACAAAATGGTTCACTGTGTCGAGGTTGAAGAGTTGGGATAGCCTGAGAGAATCCCAATTGTCTTGCGATTAAATGGGGAGCATACAAGGTTATTTTGAACCTTTCCTTCTTATACTGTGGTAGCCCTATTGGTATTACTTGAACTGCCAATAGATGTGCCCAAGTTCGATTTGCAATTTTGCTTTTCTCATTAGTGTTTGGAAAGAGCAAATGATTGAGCCAGGCAGGACTGCAGTTGCGGTACAAAAAGGGAGTGAAATTGAGTTGATCATTATCAGAATTTCTGcaagaatgaaaaagagaaaaaacagaCCAAAATTTGTCTTCATCCGATTGGGTGTTGCCCCCTACAGGTTTTATCATGTAGTTTTCAAAAATGGCATTCAGCCATAATTGAAGAAGCCAAAGTGGGCCTCCTGTGTTGTTTATTTTGTTGTCCTGGAGGTCACAGACAAGTAAGCCAAGTTCTTTGAAAATGTGTCCGAGAAGAAGCTTGGCCAAGTTGAGATTTTTCCACTCATGTAAAAGAGCAGCTAGGGGAAGGAAGAGTTTTGACATCTGAACACTTCGAGAATAGAACAAAATTGTATTTAGCCAGTAGAATAAAAAGGCTACATGTTCATCATTAGTGATTTATGTACCATCTTCGCCCATATTATGAGCGATGAAGTCACTATAAGGGGTGTTGAAAGTGACATTGTATTGATGCTGAGGTTGCATGTCAGGAGTGCAGTCTGGAGAATTTATCGGGAGCCCTATAATAGCAGCTACATCTAGGAGAGACATTCCGATCATTCCACAAGGAAGGTGAAAATTATTGGTAGTTCTGTTCCAGAAACAGGCCACTGCTCCAATCATCCAAGGATGTGTGGTGAGTGAAAAGTGAGAAAGCCTTAACAGTTCTTGTATTCCTAAGGTTCCCTAGGAAGCACCCTTTGTGGGTTCAAGGTGTTGATACTAAGTTGTAAAATCAAACCCTCGAGGTTTAATTTTTGGGTTGTTTCGAAAAGGTTTCTGGTTGATGAAGTTAGAAATGTTGAAAGCTTGGTTTATCAGTAAATCTTCTCCTTCAGCATTTAGGAAGAACGAAAGCTTTTTGTTTGCCTTTTCAAGAGTTTCAATCGGCCTGAGGAAGCAATGTGTATCTGCACCGATTATAAAGGGGATGAGAATCCTGTTATCGTTGATTTGAAGATGGGGTCATCAATGATTTCATCATTGATTTGATTAAGGATGTGAAGAGCTGGCGGAGATGGTGGTGCTGTTGCATGGCCTTTACCTTTATCTTGAGTAGTGGCACGAGAGGAAGAACCAGCCATTGTCAAGGAGAATTGAAGGTTGGAGATTTTGTGAGAAAGTTTTGATGCGAAGGAAGTTCAGAGAATAATGAATTCAAGAGATGCGAATAAAGAAGGAAGGGTGAAATTTAAAAGTATCACTGTAGCCGTTACTGTGGAAGAGATACAGATAGAGGTAACTTtgtgaagaagatgaagtggtACAAAGAGAAAGTGCAAGTCTCGGAAGACGTGTCGAATGGATTAGTAATAATGGGGAGTTTTAATGACAATTATTATTAGTTTGAAAACTGACGTCTTTTAGATTAAGTGTTTTTTTTATTCGATAATAATATCAAAGCCAACCACATTAATCCAAGGGGGCAATTTATTGATCGAAAAAGTATTTTCGATAAAAGTGGGTCAAATCGAAATAAGCTAAGTGTGGTGTTTCAAGAAGACGCATGCGCGCGAGCTTAAAGTTGGAAGTAATCGGTGCTAATGTGGATTTCGATTGTGTTGTCAATCGAATAAGCTAAATCGAAGAGAAGATTTGATTCGAAGGGTTAAATAAGGCCTTCGAAAGAACTAATCGATTAGTAGTAAAAGTGGGAAGTTAATGACTTTTATTGCATGAGGAGTTCATGGAGAATAGCTACAATCATGCGGCGGGAACGGTTACCAAGAGAGACTGCGCTTCAAATTTGAAATGtcatatttaattgtaattaattataaattaataggcAGTTATGTAGGATTAGCCTATAAATACTAGGAAATCTTAGTgaataagggttggaacttttATGCAGAAAAAATACTCTAACACTCTCACATCCCAATGAATCCCTGAGTTTGCAATCGAGTTACATTTTCTGTAGGGTTTCTTCCATCCTCTTCTTTCTTTCAGTTTATTTTTCCTGTAAACTTAACATTTCAATCAagtttatttatcaattattctttactttcatggttcaatttatttttctgccTTTAAGTTTTTCATGATTAAAGTCCTTGAATTAAATCGAAGGCATCTTATtgattttcctttaatttctttataAACCTTTCTATTTTATTACCTATTTGGATTTCAAAACTTCAATTTATaagttcttttaattaatttacaGATTTATCTTGTGGAATCTATTTTGTtagagaaaataaattataaataaatatcttaTATGATGTTTTAAGACACAATAAAacatcaattaaattaaattaaataattacatTATAAATTTTGGATTTATCAATTACTTATTAACCAATCAAGTATTGACTAACCAGCcttatatctttatttttactGCATATTCAGAGTTCAGGATTATTGAAATTCAGACCAACAAGATGCAATAGATATAGCCATTTAGGTCTTTTTACTAGCATGCCACATTTAGTCATTTAGTTCATTTCCCAATCACATTTCGATATCAATGCATCACAGCTGAAATCAtgttcagaaaaataaaaaattgcagtTCCAATAATTGCACTATGCTGGATCTCTAATCTTCCACTGAAAAGATAATAATTCATCTTCTTTTGGGCTATGTTTAGTTGGAAGGAAgtggaagaaaaataaaaaggagaaaaGTGTGGTaagttttatgaaaaaaaaaaaatttacatgcgTGGGCGCATGgctgaagaaaaatatttgcatatttttataatatatttaattagtattttcGGAATAATTATATATACTTGCTTAATGTTTGTAGATATTAGTTATTTAGTtactcataatatataaatataaatgtgcTCTAAGATaaggaaaatatataaataaaatttcataCCAAGATAAATAGATAATGCATTTCAGTTCTACTATGTATTCAACtgtaatatataaatacaaaaaaaaatggtCGCTCATACAGAGATACATATAGGAATATAAATAACTACATATTTAGATTCACATTTATAATCAAACTTTATaagaaatataacaaaaaaataataaataatataattaaacttaattcacactcaaaataaaaatttatatataatcgaTACTAGAATTatacttataataaaaatacgaaaataataataataataataattaaatttttgtattcacTAAAAGTTTGATTatactttgaaaaaatttgattttttttgtcataaaaaattgattaattttacaattaattattttactaaaaaatctacaaaataatatacataaatatataataattaatttgatgacTAATTATTAATAGTTATGgagcatttttgttttttatatcttctcatttCAATGCAACTAAATACATTTGTACCCTATCCCCAAACACAACTTTATTGAACATAATCTTCAGATTGCTTCAATAAAAAGGTCACATGGGAAGAGGGACAATCCTCACATGTTAGAAACATGGGCCTTCATTGCTGTGCTTCCTGAATTCGAAGCAATCCCACTTTAGTTTTTCCTACAATTCTTCCAATCACATTTTCTTCTCCTTGTCCTCTTCTTGGTCTATATTGGCCAAGGCTATTTTATCCTTcaattttttccttatttcttttagTCTCTCCTTAATTAGTAGTTGATAGCCCCCATATATGGGGCCAGCCTTTTGCATAACTGAAATCCAATGTGCAAGCATTTGTTTGTCCCAATAATAAAAAGCAAGAGAGGACCATTAATCTTCCTTGCAAATGGGCCCTTCCATAGAGGGTAGGGTATTGTAGGTTCCACAGATTTCACATGGATGGGTATAATACTTGAGTTGTTATCTCACTTATTTACTTGAACAATTATCCAAAGATTTGAATTCTTCATTGTGTAAGTATTAACCCATTTTTTAGCGGCAAGCTCTTGAATAGAATTTAAATACGTGATAGATTAATTTTTAACCTATCGAATAGAATAATActgtaaaaatctaaaaataaaaaatcacatgatacaattaaaattttgtattacCATAATTTTAAGAATCAGACCAAATCGACCAAATCAACCGTTTCAATCAGAACTTAGAACCTATCATCCAACTGGTTCgatttagataaaaaaatcgaTTGACAACAAATTGGTTAAAGAACTAGTTAACctgtttaaaataataaaacataaaaataattactttttgaaaatatatatattatttatatataaatataacctTTTggatgacttccacaataatttGTGTAAACTTTGTTATATTTTTTCcagttatatttaattttttttatccaaattaAAGAGTATTCAATGTTGAAAAGGCCATGGCTAATCTCCTATTATATTCTCCTCAGAATGCAAGTAGAGATTTTTCATAGAGAGGATAATGGACGTACTAGCATACCACACACCTGATTGTTGTCTTGTGTTTTATTACCAAATGAATAATTGCCAAAAGCCCAAAACAGTGACCCACACTCCCACATTGTTGTTTTCTCTTGTTATCCAAATAATGATAGAGGCAATTCCATGATTGGCATTTACCACCTAAACAAACTTACAATTGTACCATCACCCATGAGGCCATTGTAGTTAATTCATTGCTTTTGGATATATACTTCAAATTTGAAATATCTATATATTGATCAATATAATAGATTATCCTAACTAATTCTCAGTCATTGGATTCCCTATTATTGTTTATTCTTGGTCCGAAtgaacattatttttattttaataatttaatctaACTTCACAGTGGAATCTCTCAGATGCAAAATCTATTTTGCAATAATTTCATTCTGATCAAGAACAGAAAGGACTAATCCATCACATGGTTGATTTCCTCACATTTATTGAAAATTCAATTAGGATTAGAACTAACACTTTATGTAAAATGCTCCTAGTTCAGCTCTtagaatgatatataatttgaaaaCCATGCGATTGAGAATATGTGTGATATCAGGTTAGTTCCTAAATAAAAAACATCTATATGATATTAATTTAATTCTCAAAAGATACACAGGGTATATATTTAGTTCTTAAAAGATGAATGTGAAAACTATCTAAATCTCTTTTTCTTCAAATTACTTGATATcgtacatattttttaaaaattaaataaataacacaTATTACATAGGGGCTAAATTAATGACATATTTCTTTTAGGAATTAAGTAGATGCAACGTATTTTcttttacaaattaaattaatgtcacatttttttaattatatgcatCTTTAAGTAGAAATAAGTTAGTTTTTACCAAAAACGAATATTTCGTTACATTATTGCATTATATCTACTACTTATCGGTCacattttaaatatgatatttaattAGCATTTGTTCTATTCACGTATTTTTTTGTATTCAACTatgtcttaataaaaataaaaaatatatttttttaaatacatatgtcTTATCAAATTCAGACAGAATCGATCGGTTCGACCAAAAAACTGATAAATCAAATCCTAAATTGATCTTGGCTAACATTTTAACCGGACTAGTAAACAAATCAGTCAAATTCGGAAAATCCGGTTAAATTCGGTCTAAACCGAAACTCGAATCGGACCGGTTGACCCGCTGATGTCAGCATCactcaatttcaaaaattcagaatATATACTAAGTGCTGCTGGAGTTCGAACTGGGACAAGTTATATCTTTGTATTATATAATATCTTTTACTAAATATATTACTAACTATTAGACATATCCTAATTAATAATTTGTATATTAATTCTTTTAGTAATgtaaatttaagatattttttatcattttattctaatgaataatattcatattaatttaatttattttttattttatacttatttttttaaaaatgaattattttttaattatatataattattaaaataaaaattaaacttttttaaatatctttaaattaaaaaaaataagcaaaaaatttttatttaatcaatGACATATTGAAcatctattaatattaatatttttaacatatatttaaataatgtaatagatactaattaattaatgaattagaaaataagttaatttgatataaaaaaaataaattttatataattatttaattatgaccgggttaaccggttgaacctatgactcaccggttgaaccagtgacccaaTGACTTGGACGAATCGATTGCCGggtcggttctgataactatgaagACACAACTAAATACAATTTACGGATCAATGTGtcaaattttattcttaatctatatattgttaataaaaaaatattatctaaaatatacttaatttaatttgtattttaatatcaataaaaaatttaaaaaactatctaaaaaattctttatattatattatatatatatatatatatatgcacatgTTGGTTTGTTTATTCGTCTTTCATTTATCATTTTGAGGATTGGCATCTAAACCTAGGTAGGATGGTACCAAATGTTTCAACTTGAAAACATTTTATGGATTGTGGAGACATTATTTTCTTCAACTATACTTAAAGTGAAATATCATGACACAAGCTAGGAATAACGAGTTgcatattcaaaaaaaattatgttatcttAGGAAAAGAGTAAAATTTACTATTGTGTACACTTTCATCAATATCCCCATAGTGTTTCAACCAAAGTGATAGCTTGCTTGTGGAACAATCCTCCCTTAATAATATAGTAGTACTAGTCATAATAtacaaaattgaaattaaaaaaaaaatgttccaACAAAAACTTGAGTTGTTAATGGCGTAATT contains:
- the LOC140181417 gene encoding uncharacterized protein; protein product: MNPLKCTFGVSTGNFLGFVVHKKGIAIDKNKADVILALSAPKSKKEVQSFLEKVNYVRRFISNLSDRTRVFAPLVKLKNASENTIGCKLAQDDENGHERAVYYLSRVLTDIETRYSPIEKLCLSLYHAYFLVDNSKDLNDQGTNIFDVEVNYWKLYFNGSKHKDGAGVRILIISPEGIPSEFLFELKYPCSNNVAEYEDLILGLEILIDKGALEVQILGDSQLVLKQLSKEFKCNNETLQKYLVTAWELLTSFRKVSLVYIPRIHNEISNELAQIASKYWIGPETIKKLSTIHQILVPANEREVLCMSEWDDSNWRKPIARYLKDSNITIDRKLKLKAMNFVLLAGELYKKGIDGSLLRCLSREYQNIALGEVYNGICGAHQAGKKMRWVLYRNHENGQVKAANKILIGLIKKHIRNRPRTWHETLSQVLWAYRNSPRGSIGTSPYKLVYGHAAVLPLEINLNTLRVSKQSELPVDDYWNAMFDELYELDSERILALDNVIRQKESIARSYNRRIKEKSFKIGELVLKVILPMEKKSKFLGKWSHNWEGPFQLIGVFSGNAYQIKDIESGKVVNSINGKYLKYFYCWEI